From a region of the Corallococcus coralloides DSM 2259 genome:
- a CDS encoding MFS transporter has translation MVAESVGAAPVATPGLLRRVEAVVFFTVFLDLVGFGIVIPMLPFYVQSMGGSARTVGILLGCFSFTQLLATPLLGRYSDRHGRRSVILLSLLANAVAMVLFALASHQRMLPLLFASRILAGATSGNIAACQAALADVTTKETRARAMGRIGAGIGLGMVLGPTLGGLFSGLGPWVPPLLAGGLALVGFVAAFFAMPETHPVEKRVEAKSQTRWSALQDSPRRKALGMVLGLFFAVFLSMTTLQVAFALLVQARLGWGSKEVGYTFAVVGGLGMVIQGGLIGPLSRAAGEFRLMICGALLLAGGMAGLAVSWQAIPMMVSVVLVGVGTGFLQPLISSQASQVAPPSQQGAVLGLAQSCGGLARTVGPVASGWMYASWSTQAPFLTGMVSALAAAGLGLLLHRETGDDAGR, from the coding sequence ATGGTGGCTGAGAGCGTGGGCGCGGCCCCCGTGGCCACGCCGGGCCTGCTGCGCCGGGTGGAGGCGGTGGTGTTCTTCACCGTGTTCCTGGACCTGGTGGGCTTCGGCATCGTCATCCCGATGCTGCCCTTCTACGTGCAGTCCATGGGCGGCTCGGCGCGCACGGTGGGCATCCTCCTGGGGTGTTTCAGCTTCACGCAATTGCTCGCCACGCCGCTGCTCGGGCGCTACTCGGACCGGCACGGACGGCGGTCGGTCATCCTCCTGAGCCTGCTGGCGAACGCGGTGGCCATGGTGCTGTTCGCGCTGGCCAGCCACCAGCGGATGCTGCCGCTGCTCTTCGCGTCACGCATCCTGGCGGGGGCGACGTCCGGCAACATCGCCGCGTGTCAGGCGGCGCTCGCGGACGTGACGACGAAGGAGACGCGCGCCCGGGCCATGGGGCGCATTGGCGCGGGCATCGGCCTGGGCATGGTGCTGGGGCCCACGCTGGGCGGCCTGTTCTCCGGCCTGGGTCCGTGGGTGCCGCCGCTGCTCGCCGGAGGCCTGGCGCTGGTGGGCTTCGTGGCCGCGTTCTTCGCGATGCCGGAGACGCACCCGGTGGAGAAGCGCGTGGAGGCGAAATCCCAGACGCGCTGGTCCGCGTTGCAGGACTCGCCGCGGCGCAAGGCCTTGGGGATGGTGCTGGGGTTGTTCTTCGCGGTGTTCCTGTCCATGACCACGCTCCAGGTGGCGTTCGCGCTGCTGGTGCAGGCGCGGCTGGGCTGGGGCTCCAAGGAGGTGGGCTACACCTTCGCGGTGGTGGGCGGCCTGGGCATGGTCATCCAGGGCGGGCTGATTGGCCCGCTGTCGCGCGCGGCGGGTGAGTTCCGGCTGATGATCTGCGGAGCGCTCCTGCTCGCGGGCGGCATGGCGGGGCTCGCGGTGTCGTGGCAGGCGATTCCGATGATGGTCTCCGTGGTGCTGGTGGGCGTGGGGACGGGCTTCCTGCAGCCATTGATTTCAAGCCAGGCCTCCCAGGTCGCCCCGCCGTCGCAGCAGGGCGCCGTGCTGGGGCTGGCGCAGTCGTGCGGTGGATTGGCCCGCACGGTGGGGCCGGTGGCGAGCGGCTGGATGTATGCGTCATGGAGCACCCAGGCCCCCTTCCTGACGGGCATGGTTTCCGCGCTCGCGGCGGCCGGCTTGGGACTGCTTCTCCATCGGGAAACCGGCGACGACGCAGGGCGCTAA
- a CDS encoding NAD-dependent epimerase/dehydratase family protein, whose translation MKVLIAGISGGIARRLALKLRDSGHEVAGMDVRPWRDAPKGIEVHPVDIRKRAAEDVFRRWKPEAVIHMATVTAFTVQGHERGRINLDGTKALFDHCAAHGVKQVLFVGRHTFYGAAPDSPLYHSEDEPPRALEAIPELADLVAADLYAATALWRLPDVTTAVLRLVYTLGTPGTGTLANLLRGKRVPMVLGYDPLFHVLQEEDVVTALQLALEKQVRGIFNVAGPAPIPLSVIIKGTGRTPVPLPSPVLSLLLGRAGFPRLSVGATDHLRYPIVVDNKRFLEATGFQAAYDEGRILRAYADALPVDRAGHGG comes from the coding sequence ATGAAGGTGTTGATCGCGGGCATCTCCGGCGGCATCGCGCGGAGGCTGGCGCTGAAGCTGCGCGACAGCGGCCATGAGGTCGCGGGCATGGACGTCCGCCCGTGGCGGGACGCGCCCAAGGGCATCGAGGTCCACCCGGTGGACATCCGCAAGCGCGCCGCCGAGGACGTCTTCCGCCGCTGGAAGCCGGAGGCGGTGATCCACATGGCCACGGTGACGGCGTTCACCGTGCAGGGCCACGAGCGCGGCCGCATCAACCTGGACGGCACCAAGGCGCTGTTCGACCACTGCGCGGCGCACGGCGTGAAGCAGGTGCTCTTCGTGGGACGTCACACGTTCTACGGCGCGGCGCCGGACTCGCCGCTGTACCACAGCGAGGACGAGCCCCCGCGCGCGCTGGAGGCCATCCCGGAGCTGGCGGACCTGGTGGCCGCGGACCTGTACGCGGCGACGGCGCTGTGGCGCCTGCCGGACGTCACCACCGCGGTGCTGCGGCTTGTCTACACGCTGGGCACGCCGGGCACGGGCACGCTCGCGAACCTCTTGCGCGGCAAGCGCGTGCCCATGGTGCTGGGCTACGACCCGCTCTTCCACGTGCTCCAGGAGGAGGACGTGGTGACGGCGCTGCAGCTGGCGCTGGAGAAGCAGGTGCGCGGCATCTTCAACGTCGCGGGCCCCGCGCCCATCCCGCTGTCGGTCATCATCAAGGGCACGGGCCGCACGCCGGTGCCGCTGCCGTCGCCGGTGCTGTCGCTGCTGCTGGGCCGGGCGGGCTTCCCGAGGCTGTCCGTGGGCGCGACGGACCACCTGCGCTACCCCATCGTGGTGGACAACAAGCGCTTCCTGGAGGCCACGGGCTTCCAGGCCGCCTACGACGAGGGCCGCATCCTGCGCGCCTACGCGGACGCGCTGCCGGTGGACCGGGCGGGCCATGGTGGCTGA
- a CDS encoding lysophospholipid acyltransferase family protein gives MRPVPQSESLSERVERLELPFNEYGVDPYGISKKHLKLALEFFAFLYRNYFRVRCTGVHHIPKKGRGMLVGNHSGGVAVDGMMVLTSTMLEMDPPRLAQGMVERFIHKFPVASLWASRTGQFTGLPEHAVRLLEDDRLLMIFPEGARGTAKLYPDRYSLVDFGTGFIRLALQTRSPIIPFAFLGGGAAIPTVTNAYALGKLLGVPYVPLTPYLLPLPLPVGLEIHYGEPLVFEGTGDEEDHVIQGYVDQVKASIQRLIEDNRAERNLRRARRLLP, from the coding sequence GTGCGCCCCGTGCCCCAGAGCGAGTCCCTGTCAGAGCGGGTGGAGCGGTTGGAGCTGCCCTTCAACGAGTACGGTGTCGACCCGTACGGCATCTCCAAGAAGCACCTGAAGCTGGCGCTGGAGTTCTTCGCCTTCCTCTACCGGAACTACTTCCGGGTGCGCTGCACCGGCGTGCACCACATCCCGAAGAAGGGCCGCGGCATGCTGGTGGGCAACCACTCCGGCGGCGTCGCGGTGGACGGGATGATGGTGCTCACCTCCACGATGCTGGAGATGGACCCGCCCCGGCTCGCGCAGGGCATGGTGGAGCGCTTCATCCACAAGTTCCCCGTGGCCTCGCTGTGGGCCAGCCGCACCGGCCAGTTCACCGGCCTGCCCGAGCACGCCGTGCGCCTGCTGGAGGACGACCGGCTCCTCATGATTTTTCCGGAGGGCGCCCGCGGCACCGCGAAGCTCTACCCGGACCGCTACTCGCTGGTGGACTTCGGCACGGGGTTCATCCGGCTGGCGCTCCAGACGCGCTCGCCCATCATCCCCTTCGCCTTTTTGGGCGGCGGCGCGGCCATCCCCACGGTCACCAACGCGTACGCGCTGGGCAAGCTGCTGGGCGTCCCGTACGTGCCGCTGACGCCGTACCTGCTGCCGCTGCCCCTGCCGGTGGGCCTGGAAATCCACTACGGCGAGCCGCTCGTCTTCGAGGGCACGGGTGACGAGGAGGACCACGTCATCCAGGGCTACGTGGACCAGGTGAAGGCGAGCATCCAGCGGCTCATCGAAGACAACCGCGCCGAGCGCAACCTGCGCCGGGCCCGGAGGCTGTTGCCATGA
- a CDS encoding VOC family protein, with amino-acid sequence MHHSRLSTFVIDCKVEDFDAATRFWSAALGRAVKPVDPDSPNYRELEAKDTEPMLLLQKVEHESRIHLDIESDDLDAELERLEALGAKRVAYVQRWWVMEAPTGQRFCIVRPQRGPLEGRANVWDGEGR; translated from the coding sequence ATGCATCACAGCCGACTCAGCACGTTCGTCATCGACTGCAAGGTCGAGGACTTCGACGCCGCCACCCGGTTCTGGAGCGCGGCGCTGGGGCGGGCGGTGAAGCCGGTGGATCCGGACTCGCCCAACTACCGCGAGCTGGAGGCGAAGGACACCGAGCCCATGCTGCTCCTCCAGAAGGTGGAGCACGAGAGCCGCATCCACCTGGACATCGAGTCGGATGACCTGGACGCGGAGCTGGAGCGGCTGGAGGCCCTGGGCGCGAAGCGCGTCGCCTACGTGCAGCGCTGGTGGGTGATGGAGGCCCCGACCGGACAGCGCTTCTGCATCGTCCGCCCGCAGCGCGGTCCCCTGGAGGGCCGCGCCAACGTGTGGGACGGCGAGGGCCGCTAG
- a CDS encoding SRPBCC family protein yields MTTQVTSSPKALVTQTAEREIRIERIFNASRERVWKALTDPALVARWWGRGNKLVIERMDVRRGGHWRFVEHAEDGTYGFEGRYREVKPLELIEQTFEWDGEPGHVSVDTTTLEDLGDGRTKLVSVSLFHTVEDLKGMIQAGMEQGINQSYAALDTLLVLPH; encoded by the coding sequence ATGACCACCCAAGTCACGAGTTCACCCAAGGCCCTCGTCACGCAGACCGCCGAGCGGGAGATCCGCATCGAGCGCATCTTCAACGCGTCCCGCGAGCGGGTGTGGAAGGCCCTGACCGACCCTGCGCTCGTCGCCCGATGGTGGGGCCGGGGCAACAAGCTCGTCATCGAACGCATGGACGTCCGGCGCGGCGGCCACTGGCGCTTCGTCGAGCACGCGGAGGACGGCACGTATGGCTTCGAAGGCCGCTACCGCGAGGTGAAGCCCCTGGAGCTCATCGAGCAGACCTTCGAGTGGGACGGCGAGCCCGGCCACGTCTCGGTGGACACGACGACGCTGGAGGACCTGGGCGATGGCCGCACGAAGCTCGTCAGCGTCTCCCTGTTCCACACGGTGGAGGACCTGAAGGGCATGATCCAGGCGGGCATGGAGCAGGGCATCAACCAGAGCTACGCGGCGCTGGACACGCTGCTCGTGCTGCCCCATTGA
- a CDS encoding M56 family metallopeptidase has protein sequence MNGLILEAVGWALVHLVWQGALVAVALALALRWVGRRSANLRYALACGALGIMLALPVATAWRHASRAAESRPVTRTAAVPRTVAPMPAPASVALTQLPASRPLAVEETATLPRLDWVLQQVGEHLPWLVLAWGLGVAASSLRLLKGWMGLRRQVDEAVHASWEWQQRLEVLARRLNLTRPVRLLVSSKLDVPSTLGWLKPVVLVPTATLTGLAVRELELVLAHELAHIRRHDFAVNMVQTLVETVLFYHPAVWWMSQVIRVERENCCDDLAVRQGPGALPYARALTALEALRLQGMDTRGPAMSALGGSLKDRVRRLVVAPASRCSSRWVAGVSIVTLASSLALAVPLTALAVQPPKAPESKALASPAVSATPRSDDAASTGLSHAAAVPAPAAPASTSIAASAATLSAVTASTSAPASGPLPTSLATSVATPRAVTASTSAPASGPSPTSLATSVATPHAVTASTSAPASGLLPTSLAASVATPRAMVVPPPAPLAVLAAPPAPPPAPVPVVAPAPNPAPSAKEKVRAARKESDDADEKTRVGVDPLSVDQLVALKIAGVTPEVVERISAMGYEPTVNTLVGFQHAGVTPDYVKSMTDRFGRSIPAEQLVAMKHLGVTPEWLGQMAALGFGKEDSDDLLAAKAMDINAAWLNELKAAGFGNLTLDEAVQLRAMSVDASFLRELDAAGVKPATVDELVRLRAGGVDADFIRRMQKPRK, from the coding sequence ATGAACGGTCTCATCCTGGAAGCGGTGGGTTGGGCGCTCGTGCACCTGGTGTGGCAGGGCGCGCTCGTGGCGGTGGCCCTGGCGCTGGCGCTCCGGTGGGTGGGGCGGCGGTCGGCGAACCTGCGCTACGCGCTGGCGTGCGGCGCGCTGGGCATCATGCTGGCGCTGCCAGTGGCCACCGCGTGGCGGCATGCCTCGCGCGCGGCGGAGTCCCGTCCGGTGACGCGCACGGCGGCCGTCCCGCGGACCGTGGCGCCCATGCCGGCCCCGGCGTCCGTTGCGCTGACGCAGCTGCCCGCCTCGCGTCCCCTGGCGGTGGAGGAGACGGCGACGCTGCCCCGGCTGGACTGGGTGCTCCAGCAGGTGGGCGAGCACCTGCCCTGGCTGGTGCTGGCGTGGGGCCTGGGCGTGGCGGCGTCGTCGCTGCGTCTGCTCAAGGGCTGGATGGGGCTGCGCCGGCAGGTAGACGAGGCGGTGCATGCGTCGTGGGAATGGCAGCAGCGGCTGGAGGTGCTGGCGCGGCGGCTGAACCTCACGCGTCCGGTGCGCCTGCTGGTGTCGTCGAAGCTGGACGTGCCGTCCACGCTGGGCTGGCTGAAGCCGGTGGTGCTGGTCCCCACCGCCACGCTCACCGGGCTGGCCGTGCGGGAGCTGGAGCTGGTGCTGGCCCACGAGCTGGCCCACATCCGCCGTCACGACTTCGCGGTGAACATGGTGCAGACGCTGGTGGAGACGGTGCTCTTCTACCACCCGGCCGTGTGGTGGATGTCCCAGGTCATCCGCGTGGAGCGCGAGAACTGCTGTGACGACCTCGCGGTGCGGCAGGGCCCCGGCGCCCTCCCCTACGCCCGGGCGCTCACCGCGCTGGAGGCGCTGCGACTACAGGGCATGGACACCCGCGGTCCCGCGATGTCCGCGCTGGGGGGTTCACTGAAGGACCGCGTGCGGCGGTTGGTGGTGGCGCCCGCGTCGCGGTGCTCGTCGCGCTGGGTGGCGGGGGTGTCCATCGTCACGCTGGCCAGCAGCCTGGCGCTGGCGGTGCCGCTGACGGCGCTCGCCGTGCAGCCCCCGAAGGCGCCGGAGTCGAAGGCCCTGGCGTCCCCGGCCGTGAGCGCCACGCCCCGTTCCGATGACGCCGCATCCACGGGCCTGTCGCACGCTGCCGCGGTGCCCGCGCCGGCCGCCCCCGCATCCACGTCGATTGCAGCCTCCGCGGCAACGCTGAGCGCGGTGACCGCTTCGACGTCCGCACCGGCTTCGGGCCCCTTGCCCACCTCGCTTGCGACCTCCGTGGCGACGCCGCGCGCGGTGACCGCTTCGACGTCCGCACCGGCTTCGGGCCCCTCGCCCACTTCGCTTGCGACCTCCGTGGCGACGCCGCACGCGGTGACCGCTTCGACGTCCGCACCGGCTTCGGGCCTCTTGCCCACTTCGCTTGCGGCCTCCGTGGCGACGCCGCGCGCGATGGTTGTCCCGCCGCCCGCGCCGCTCGCGGTCCTCGCGGCGCCTCCTGCTCCGCCCCCGGCGCCCGTCCCGGTCGTCGCGCCTGCTCCGAACCCCGCGCCTTCCGCCAAGGAGAAGGTGCGCGCCGCGAGGAAGGAGTCGGATGACGCCGATGAGAAGACCCGCGTGGGCGTGGATCCGCTGAGCGTGGACCAGCTCGTCGCGCTGAAGATCGCGGGCGTCACCCCGGAGGTCGTCGAGCGCATCTCCGCCATGGGCTACGAGCCCACGGTGAACACGCTGGTGGGCTTCCAGCACGCAGGCGTCACGCCGGACTACGTGAAGTCCATGACGGACCGCTTCGGCCGCTCCATCCCCGCCGAGCAGCTGGTGGCCATGAAGCACCTGGGCGTCACGCCGGAGTGGCTGGGGCAGATGGCGGCCCTGGGCTTCGGCAAGGAGGACTCCGACGACCTGCTGGCCGCGAAGGCCATGGACATCAACGCCGCGTGGCTCAACGAGCTGAAGGCCGCGGGCTTCGGGAACCTGACGCTGGATGAGGCCGTGCAGCTGCGCGCGATGTCCGTCGACGCCAGCTTCCTGCGCGAGCTGGACGCCGCGGGCGTGAAGCCCGCCACCGTGGATGAGCTGGTGCGCCTGCGCGCCGGCGGCGTGGACGCGGACTTCATCCGCCGCATGCAGAAGCCCCGGAAGTAA